TGAAAAAAAATTAGGCCTTGATAACTATATCAGTCTTAAAAAATTTAGTGAATATGAGAAGAAATATATTGAAAAAAAAGTTTGACAACAATTCAAACTTATATAAACTTTAAAAAACTATATAAAACCATGGACTCTAACATATTTGACTTAATAAAAGATGCCAATGATATCACTTTAAAAAAACATGGAAATCTGATTACTCTTGAAAGAGCAGTATTCTTATCATGGTGGTGTGATAAGGGAGACTGTGCTTTTTGTTACATGTCAACACAGAAAGAAAAGATAAAAGATCCAAAAAAGGCCAGACGAAACATCAGCAACATTTATGCTGAAGCTGAAATGTGCAAACGTCTGGATTGGAATATTGAATTTCTATCCGGAGGATATGAATCTTTCACAACTCAGGAAATTAAAGAAATTGCCACTACAATTAAAAATATCACTGGCGACGGAGTCTGGTTAAATACTGGAATTACAGAGGAATTAAATGAATACGGCTCTGAAATTAAAGGAATAACAGGTGCAGTTGAAGTGGCAAATCCGCAGATTCATGAAAAAGTCTGTCCTTCCAAAAAACTTGATGATATAAGCAATATGTTAGATGTTGCCGGAGATTTAGGTTTTAAAAAAGCGATTACAATAATATTAGGTCTTGGAGAAACCCTAGATGATGTCCAATACATTATAGATTATATTAAAGATCATAAAATTGACAGAGTAATATTTTATTCCTTAAATCCTCACAAGGAAACAATTTATGCGAACTCCTCACAGCCGGCATCTCTTTACTATGCCCAGGTTGTAGCTCAGGTAAGACTGGCTTTCCCCGATATTGAAATTATTTGCGGAACCTGGATAGATAATTTAGCCAATATAGGAATATTGATTTTAAGCGGAGCTAACGGAATTACGAAATTCCCATTGTTCAAGATGTTTGGAACCAAATACGGAAAAAGAGTTGAAGAAGAAGTCAAATGGGCAGGCCGTGATTTAAAAGGAACATTCACTGATAAAGACATGTTAGGACCTCAGAAAAGTGAAGTTTCACCGGAACTTGATAAATTCATTAAAAGGTATATTAAAGAATCTTTAAAGAACAAATATTAGATTTACGTGATAACATGCTATTTTACATATTAAAAGAAAAAGGAAATATTAAAAAGGCTTATAAAATCTATAAAGCTTCTAAAAAAATTAAACAGCAAGATTTATTTAGCCCTGAATTTTACCTGAAAAAATATCCTAATATTAAAGATGCAAGAATAAGTCCTTTAAATCATTATTTGTATCATGGTTACAAGGAAGGAAAACAGCCTGGAAAATTATTTGACAACGATTATTATTTAAAGCAAAACCCTGACGTGAAGGAATCCGGAGAAAACCCTCTAGTCCATTATGTTTTGTACGGGAAAAGAGAAGGCAGACTTCCAATTAAACGCTCCAATAACAAAGAAGTTAATAAATTAAATAAAAGAATCAAAAACTACAAAAAAATAATTGATCGACAAGACCGCCAAATAAAAAGACTACAAAAAAATGTCACCAACCAGTTCTCAATTCTGGAGGCATATAATAAATTATTTAATGATTTATATATTTTTCACGAAACATTCCCTAAAGGACCTTTAAAAGACATTCAGGAGTTATGTATAGAACTGTTATTGTTTTTTGATAAGGTTTGTGAAAAATATGACATACCTTACTGGCTAGATTATGGAACTTTACTCGGGCCAGTCCGTCATGGCGGATTTCTGCCTTGGGATGATGACATTGATTTGGGAATGTTAAAGAATGATTTTGACAGATTTATTGAAGTCATGAACAAAGAAATTAAGGAATATGGCCTGGATGACGTCATAACAATTCTTGAAAAAAAGAAATATGATGATGCTATTACAGGATTTATCCAAGTGATATATACCGGTAAAATAAAACAGCCTAATATGTTGGCCTGTCTGGACATACTCCCATATAGCCATTTGGAAAATAAAGATAACCTTCCTAAAGAGGAATTGAAAAATAAGATATCAGACCAAATTGAAATAACACAAAAAGAATTCTTAGAAAAAGAACTCTTTAAAAAATCACCAATGAACGCTTATGAAAAACTCAATGAAATAGTTGGAATAGTTCCTCATGAATCAGATTATATTATCCCATCTTCAATGAATTTAAGGCCAAACAGAATAAGAATTTACAAAAATGAAGAGATGTTCCCCCTTAAAAGAATGAAATTTGAACAACATGAGTTCTTAGCTGCAAATAATGAAAAAGAATATCTGAAAATGACCTATGGTGAAAATTATATGACAATGCCGAAAAAAATTAAGATTCATGGAAGAATGCCCGCTTTAATAAAAATTCACGGCGACAACTTACACGAAATATTTGTAGAATCCATCGAAAAAATGAAAAAAATCAATGAAAATTTTAATTAAAATGCAGTTAATCTAAAATCATTTAAATTATTTTAATGCGAATTAATATCATACATTATGATAATTAAATGGTAATTAATGCTTAAAAATATCAACCACCATCATTTAAATCTTTAAAATTAATTTAACATGAAAATATCAAGTATTTAAGAACTTGTATTTTAAAAATGTTTATAAAGTTAATAAAACTAATATTATAATAATATAAAAATTAGCCTAGTATATGGAGGAATTATTATTAGTGATGATGTCGATATGATGTGTGGACTTGAAATCCACGTACAACTAGAAACCGAATCAAAATTATTCTGTGACTGTCCAACAAATTATCAGGAAGCGCCAATCAATACAAATATCTGTCCAGTTTGTTTAAACCAGCCTGGTGCAAAACCACACCCTACAAATGAAAAGGCACTGGAAAATGCTTTAATGATCGCATTAATGCTAAACTGTGAAATAGATCAAGGCGTTACCTACTTCATGAGAAAACATTATGATTATCCTGATTTGCCATCAGGTTACCAAAGAACATCCGTACCTATCGGAATAAACGGGGAATTAAACGGAATTAGAATTAGAGAAATTCACGTGGAAGAAGACCCTGGTCAATTTAAACCTGACAGAGGTACCGTTAACTTCAACCGTTCAGGTATTCCTTTAGTTGAAATTGTTACCGAACCAGACATAAAATCTCCGGAAGAAGCAAGAAACTTCTTAAACGAATTAATTCGTGTATTGCAATATAGTGGAGGGGCTCGTGGTGAAGGTACAATGAGAGCTGACGTAAACATCTCCATTAACGGAGGAAACAGAGTTGAAATGAAAAACGTTAACTCCATCAAAGGTGCTTACAGAGCTTTAATCTTTGAACGTAACAGACAAAAAAGGAATCTTGAAAGAGGAGTAGAAACCAAACAGGAAACTCGTGCATATGTAGAAAGTCAGATGATTACAACTGCAATGAGATTAAAAGAAGATGCAGACGATTACAGATTTATCACTGACCCGGACTTACCTCCAATGCAAATTTCTGATGAAACAATACAAAAAGTTTTAGACACCATGCCTGAAGCTCCTCACAATAAAGTAAAAAGATTCGTTAAAGATTACAATATTGATGAA
Above is a genomic segment from uncultured Methanobrevibacter sp. containing:
- a CDS encoding radical SAM protein; this encodes MDSNIFDLIKDANDITLKKHGNLITLERAVFLSWWCDKGDCAFCYMSTQKEKIKDPKKARRNISNIYAEAEMCKRLDWNIEFLSGGYESFTTQEIKEIATTIKNITGDGVWLNTGITEELNEYGSEIKGITGAVEVANPQIHEKVCPSKKLDDISNMLDVAGDLGFKKAITIILGLGETLDDVQYIIDYIKDHKIDRVIFYSLNPHKETIYANSSQPASLYYAQVVAQVRLAFPDIEIICGTWIDNLANIGILILSGANGITKFPLFKMFGTKYGKRVEEEVKWAGRDLKGTFTDKDMLGPQKSEVSPELDKFIKRYIKESLKNKY
- a CDS encoding phosphorylcholine transferase LicD, whose amino-acid sequence is MLFYILKEKGNIKKAYKIYKASKKIKQQDLFSPEFYLKKYPNIKDARISPLNHYLYHGYKEGKQPGKLFDNDYYLKQNPDVKESGENPLVHYVLYGKREGRLPIKRSNNKEVNKLNKRIKNYKKIIDRQDRQIKRLQKNVTNQFSILEAYNKLFNDLYIFHETFPKGPLKDIQELCIELLLFFDKVCEKYDIPYWLDYGTLLGPVRHGGFLPWDDDIDLGMLKNDFDRFIEVMNKEIKEYGLDDVITILEKKKYDDAITGFIQVIYTGKIKQPNMLACLDILPYSHLENKDNLPKEELKNKISDQIEITQKEFLEKELFKKSPMNAYEKLNEIVGIVPHESDYIIPSSMNLRPNRIRIYKNEEMFPLKRMKFEQHEFLAANNEKEYLKMTYGENYMTMPKKIKIHGRMPALIKIHGDNLHEIFVESIEKMKKINENFN
- the gatB gene encoding Asp-tRNA(Asn)/Glu-tRNA(Gln) amidotransferase subunit GatB; the protein is MMCGLEIHVQLETESKLFCDCPTNYQEAPINTNICPVCLNQPGAKPHPTNEKALENALMIALMLNCEIDQGVTYFMRKHYDYPDLPSGYQRTSVPIGINGELNGIRIREIHVEEDPGQFKPDRGTVNFNRSGIPLVEIVTEPDIKSPEEARNFLNELIRVLQYSGGARGEGTMRADVNISINGGNRVEMKNVNSIKGAYRALIFERNRQKRNLERGVETKQETRAYVESQMITTAMRLKEDADDYRFITDPDLPPMQISDETIQKVLDTMPEAPHNKVKRFVKDYNIDEETAKVLTSELDLAISYEEVVKEIDPVFAAKWMRDELKRVLTYNKLDFASSEISVESLIELLNMIQSKEITVKAGQRIIEQMPNNEKSPKAIAEELGLLGVVKDDEILAAVKQAIEENPKAVDDYLSGQKASINFLVGQVMRLTRGKADPGETVKLLKENIE